The genomic DNA CTTGAGAAGCCATTGCTGATAAAAGGTGAGCCGGGAACCGGCAAGACCATGTTGGCACAGGCGGTGTCCAATGCGCTAAACCGCCGATTGGTCATCTGGAATATTAAATCCACGACCAAGGCACAGGATGGCCTTTATGTCTACGACGTCGTACAGCGTCTGTATGACAGCCAGTTCGGTGGCGCAGATGTAGCCGATATCAAACGCTACGTCAAACTGGGCAAGCTTGGAGAGGCGTTCTCCGCCGAGGAAGACGTGATCCTGCTCATCGACGAAATTGACAAGGCCGATATCGAGTTCCCCAACGATCTTCTTTGGGAGCTTGATCGTATGGAGTTTCACATTCCTGAAACCGGCGAGACGATCACAGCCAAGAAGCGGCCGATGGTTATCATCACCTCCAACGCCGAGAAGGAACTACCAGACGCCTTTTTGCGCCGCTGCGTTTTTCATTATATCGAATTCCCCAATCAGGAGCTGATGGCGGACATTGTTCGGGTGCATTTCCCGAACCTTGAGAAGAACATGCTCAATGCCGCATTGGCTGCATTTTACCGCATCCGCCAGCTGCCCGCCCTGCAAAAAAAACCTGCTACCTCTGAGTTGGTGGACTGGATTCGCGCGCTGACCCTCAGCGGTATTGCACCTGAGCGCATTGAACAGGACCTGCCGTTTGCTGGCGTATTGCTTAAAAAGAACGAGGATCTGGACACGGTGGAGCGCGCCCGCCGCATCCGTCGATAAACGGGGGATATTACTGATGTTCACGGCTTTTTTTGCCCTGTTGCGCGCAAAAGGGCTGGATGTTTCGTTAAACGAGTGGATGACGCTGATGCAGGCGTTGGATAAAGGTATGGGAAGCTCCGGTTTATCAGAGTTTTATTTCCTATGCCGATCGGTGCTCATCAAGAGCGAGGCCGATTATTTTGATTATCACAAAACATTTTTAGAGTTTTTTGAAAATGTCATCGAACAAAGTAAAGAGCCGCTGCCGGCGGAACTTTTGAACTGGTTAAACCGCCCGGCGGTGACGCCTGATAACTATGACCCCAATGTTGCGCGCGATAACCTGCGCAAGGAGCTTGATGAGATCCGCCGCATGTTTGCTGAGCGCCTTCTTGAGCAGAAGGAGGAACACAATGGGGGAAGCTATTGGGTCGGTACAGGTGGCATGTCGATGTTTGGCAACAACGGCAATAGCCCGACGGGTATTCGCGTCGGCGGGCAGTCGATGCACCGTCGTGCCTTTGAGGTGATGGGCGAGCGAGAGTTTGCTGATTTCAGGCAGGATACAGTCATCACACCACGGCAGTTACAGCTGGCGTTTCGCAAACTTCGACAGTTTTCTAACCTTGACGATGCGCCGCGTGACGAGCTGGATTTGGATGAAACGATACAGGACACCTGCGACAATGCAGGTAAGCTGAAAATTGCTTATAAGCGCCCCCGCAAAAATTCGGTGCGCCTGTTGCTCCTGATGGATTCGGGTGGCTCCATGGACGAACACCGTCGACTCTGTGCTGAGCTTTTTTCGGCAGTGCACCAGTCCAACCACTTTAAAGATTTGCGCATTTATTACTTTCACAACTGTATCAGTAAGTACCTTTACACCTCGCCCGAAATGCGTTACAACGACAAAATTGAAACTGAGCGTGTTTTGGCAGAGCTAACAGGTAACTATAAAACCATCATTTTCGGCGACGCTGAAATGTCGCCATATGAGCTGACTGACCGTTACTACGGAAAAAGCGGTATGGATTGGCTTCACGAAATTAAGCGGAAGTTTAAGCACATTGTGTGGATTACCCCCGATGAGATGCGCTATCGAAAAGGCTCATGGTATCGGGCTTCTTACGACATGATTTCGGATGAGTTTGACATGTATGTTTTGACTATTGAACAGCTTCAGGCTGCATTTAAAAAGCTGATGGTTAATCGATAATATTGTAAAGGGTTAAACTTTACAGTTGTTTTACTGAGTGGAATGCAAATTAATTCATTATAATATTGACCTCACCGGAAACATTTCCGGTGAGGTTTTTTCTAGAAGGCGGCTGTTTTCGCGCTTTTTATTTGACGACATGTACAGCTGAACGGCGGTCTCAAAAACTTTGCTGAAAAATTCAAGGCACCATGCTTCCACATGGCGCCTTGAATTAGAAAAATGAAAGAGAAAAAGATATAAGCAATTTTAGCTTTTAAGAATAAGAATAACGGGAATTACATGAAAAGATGTTGGGTGCCTTGGGCTTGCGCACACACCCAACATACAATTTTATGGCTCGTAATTCAATGCCACTTTGATGAGCGCTTTTTTGACCGGCGCGGACTCCGTTGCCGCCAAGCAGGGGGCGTGGGTCTCGCCAGGGAAGAGCAGCACAAATTGCCCGGCCTTGAGCGTCAGGGTGTCGGCGTTGCCTGCGTAGAACCAAATGTCGTTTTCAGGGTTCGCTTCCAGCTCTTCACCGGCCTGCTCCAACGCACCCACAGCGATTTTCTCCTCGCCAGAGACGATATATTGAATATCGATATAACGGCGATGTGCCTCGAGACGGGCTTGCTCAACAGGCTTGGTGTTGTAACTTTGTATTTTTAAGATGATATCATCGGCGAAAATGGGATAATCACCGGGCTCCAATGACTCCAGATCGTGGCTGTGCAACGCGGCAAACCCGGCGGTGATACCGGCGCCAAGACCTTTGTATTTTTCAGCGTTTATCAGATAATCATAAACCATTATGCTACCCCCACGGTGATTAAAATATTGGCATATACCCGCTTTTCGCCGGTTGAAACAGCCAGGCGGACGCAATTTTCCCCACAGGCATTATAAAATGCACAGCGGTCTAGGGCGTCGAGTGCAATACCGTTGAGGCGGTCGGAAAATTCTCTGAAAATATCAGGCGTGCTACCATCCTCGGGCAACATGACTTCGGCTTTTTCTACGTTAATCTCGCACAGTATGGCATCCAGAACCTGCGTTACGGTCGGAATTCCTGCCGCTACGCCCAGATACACCTTCTCAGCTGTGCCGGATTTGGCATCCAACGGGTAGTTACCGTCGGCAATCAGAATTTTGTCGCCATGCCCGCAGAGGGCTAGTGTCTTCATAATTTCAGGGTTGATACAGCCTTGTTTGCGCATGCGTACAACCCCCTTACTTTTCGTTTTCACGCAGATGGCCGAGCGCGCCGCCCGGATGTCTGCGTACATACTGCTCAGGTGTCATGGCGCGGTCTGCTTGCAACATGACCGAGAGCGCTTGCAACACATAAACTTCTGCCAGAATGGAATTGCGGGGGGCACGGTTTAAAGGTCCACCCTCGGCGCCGACGCCGGCGAAGAGAACCGCCTCACTGTTCTGTGCCAGCCAGGATTTCAGGTTACCAGTGACGCCGATAACCTTACAGCCATTTTTGTGAATGGCGTTTACTGTAGCTTGTAATTCAACAGTCTGGCCACTGTTGGAGATACAGATGATGACATCGCCTTCAACCAGCTGCCCGCAGGAGCCATGCACTGCCTCGGTACCGTGCAGAAAATAGGTGGGTGTCCCGGTGGAGGAGAGCAGCGAGGCCATGTAGGCTGCGACATGCCCCGGCTTACCGATTCCGGTAATATGAATTCTGCCACCAGCTTTTTCGCAATCTTGAATCAGCTTAACGGCCCCTGAGAGTGATTCTGCAGTGACGGTGTCTAAAAATTGATTAAATTCTACTTTTGCGCTATTTTGGAACACTTCTAGCGCTTTGGTTGCAACTTCGGACATACTTAGTTAGCCCCTTTCAATACGCCCAACAGATCCAGCGAAAAATCACTGAAACGACGATTCTTCATCGCTGACAACACCTCTTCATGCGTGGGCAGGGAAGGCATAGCACCCATGCGCGATACAGTGATTGCAGCAGTGTGGCTTGCAAACTGCAGTGCTTGCTCATCGGTGAGTCCTGCGCAAACACCTGCACAAAATGCGCCAACAAATGAGTCTCCAGCCGCTGTTGGGTCGGCGACTGCAACGTCAGGCACACTGGGCCTAAATAAGAAACTATCGGCGGTGGAATCAGACACCACCGCTCCTTTGTCGCCCAGCGTGATGATTACTTTTTTGACGCCCTTTTTGTGTAGCGCAGCGACGGCGGCTTTGAGATTCTCCTCGTTGAGGGCACCATCCGCGTTGCGGATGGTGAAGCCGGTGAGATCGGCCGCTTCGTATTCATTGGGGGAGATGTAGGTTAAATGCGACAGCAGCGCATCGGAAAGCGGCGCAGAAGGCGCGGGATTAAGCATCACCCGAACGCCGTTTTTATGAGCGATTTCTGCCACCAGTTCAACGATAGCCATTGGAATTTCGAGCTGAAGCATCAGCATGTCATACTGTGCAATTTGCTTTTCTAAAAACAAGACCTCATCCGGTGTTATCGTCATATTTGCGCCGGAAACCACAATGATACGGTTGTGGAGCGTTACGCCATCCTTTTGGGTAAGCAGGATGTTGCCAATAGCAGTGGGCGCGGTATCGGTACGAATAATGTGCTGCGTATCGGCGCCAGAAGCATTTAAAGTTGCGATCAGCTGGTCGCCAAACGCATCTCTGCCGGCTTTGCCCACCATGGTGACGTCGGCACCAAGCCGAGCAGCCTGCACGGCTTGGTTTGCGCCCTTACCGCCTGGGGCGGTTCGAAAGCCACTGCCTAACACCGTCTCGCCCTCATTCGGAAAGCGCTCGGTGGAGACAATCATGTCCATGACAAGGCTGCCCACCACAAGAATTTTTGATTTTTTCATGCGAACAGCTCCTTACAACCCCAATTTTTTGCCGAGATATTGCTCCAGTGCAAACAGACTGTCTACTTCCATGCGCGCGTTTTTATCGAAACGGTTGCGGTCCGAGCTTCTGGAAAGCAGGCTCATCGGAATGCCGACGAGATTCATGTGATATTTTGCACTGACAGGGTAGAGGCGCATTTCGATCATTGCAAATTCGGTGAGCAAGTCGGCCATCAACTTAGCTTCTTCAGCTTTCTCGGGGTTATGGGCGTTATCCACTACGAATTTGTAAAGCTGTGGATGATAGTTTGCCATAATGCCGTTATAACCGGCCGCACCGTGCATAAAGCTGTCATAGAAGGAGGCAGCATTAGCGTTAAAGAGTTTTAAGGGGGTGCCGTCTACCGCCTTGATCCGCTCGCGGATCAACTCGTAATCACAGCAGGTGTCCTTTAAAAACACCAGTTTGCCAGAATGCGCGAGCTCACTTAGGCACTTGGTCGAAACCAGACGCTTATACGGCATGGGGCATTCGTAGATGCCAAAAGATACCTCGGGGAAGGCTTTAACCGTTGCCTCGAAGTTTTTCATGAAAACTTCGTCGCCTTCGTTTTTAGGGTCGAGTGCATTGGAAACCATAACATAAGCTTCAACGCCGGTTTTCATCATTGCCTCAATCTCTTTAAGCTGAGTGGGCAGGTCGGTTGCGGTATGGCCGGAAGCAATAACCTGAAGACGGCCATCGGCAGCTTCCATCACAGCTTTGCCGAGATCGACTTTTTCTTGTGGAGTTAAAAACAGCATCTCACTCGACTGACAGACAGCAAAAATTCCGTTGCAGCCTTTTTCCACGTACCAATCCACCATCTTTTGAACGGTCGGAAAATCAATTTTGCCATCCTCAGTAAAGGGGGTAATCATCGTCGGCCAAACGCCGCCACGAATCTGAAATGCCATGCAAAATCACCTCATAATATTATTATATATTGGCATGTCTTTAGGACAGGTCAAGCAGTTTAACCGGTGTAGCCAAGCAGCATTCTCGGCAGGAACAATACAACGTTCGGGAAATAGGTTATGACAATCAGAACCAACAGCATGGCGATAATCATCGGCAGTATTTCCTTGACGACGTATTTTAGGGGTGTGCCGGAGATGCCGCTGGTTATGAACAGGAGCATGCCGAACGGTGGTGTAGACAGGCCGACCATCATATTAAACACGACGACAATGCCGAAATGTACTAAGTCGATACCTAATTGATTTACCAACGGTAACATGATCGGGATGAAAACAACCTGAATAACCGAGGTGTCAATAAACATGCCCAACACCAGCAGTGAAATATTGACAATGAATAGAAAAACATAGGGGTTACTGGTCATTGAGAGAATTAAATCACCGAGTTTTACGGCAATCTGTTCACGGGCCACAATATAGGAAATAGCAGTGGCGGCGCCCACCATCAGTGACGTTGTGCCAGTGGCCTGTACCGTGTCAATTAGCACCTGTTTAAATCCGTCCCAGCTTAAAACACGGTAGGCAAATACAGCGATAATAAGCGCATAAAAACCTGCGACAGCGCCTGCTTCAGTCGGAGTCATAATGCCAGTGTAGATGCCGATAAGCAGAATGATCGGGGTCAGAATAGCCGGAATAGCCTTGATGCAGTAAAGAAGGTATTCACGAAGCACGATGGTGGCACTGCGTGGATAGTTGCGCTTTCTCGCAATAAAAGCGATATAAGCCATAAGTGCAATAGCCAGCAGTACGCCGGGTACCATTCCACCCATGAACAGTGCGCCGACTGAAGCGCCTGAGAGCATCGAGTAGATAACCATGGGAATAGAAGGCGGGAAAACGGGGCCGATGGTGGCTGAAGCCGCCGTAATAGCGCAGGAGAAGCCATCGTCATAGCCTTCCTGACGCATTGCTTCAATTTCCATCTTGCCCAAACCCGCAGCGTCGGCAATGGCAGAGCCGGTCATACCCGAGAAAATCAGCGATGCCAGCACGTTAACGTGGCCTAAACCGCCGCGAAAGCGTCCAACAATGCCTTTTGAAAAACCGAAGATCATTTCGGTAATTTTGCCGGAGTTCATGACATTTGCGGCAAAGATAAACAGTGGTACCGCAATAATGGTATAGTTTGAAAACAGCATGCCCAGCGTTTGCTGCGCCACCATTTTTACGTTTGTTCCGTTGATTAAGAAGTAAAAAGTACAGGCCGAAATCATGCCCAGCGGAATCGGCATTCTTAAAAGGAACATGAGAACAAAGATCAGCAGAAAAACAAAAAGCGCTAAGTTCATTCCAGTCCCTCCTTATTTGCTTGTTCAATGGCTTCTTCATAAGCCGGTTTAGTCTCTTGCAGCAGGCGTTCTTCCGCCTGTTTGCCTCCTAGGCCTGAAAACACCATGAAATCTCGATAAAGCTCAATGCCGATATATAGCAGCATGAGCACCAAAAAAACCATGTAGGGGGCAAAAACATAATTAAGCCCAACTTTAAGGACGCTGGACTTTTGAACTTTCATAAACTTAATATAGTCCCACGTGGGGCTGACCGAAACGATCAGCGCAACAAATATAATGAGATTTCCGAGAAATGCTGACAAAGACTTCAACTTAACA from Oscillospiraceae bacterium MB24-C1 includes the following:
- a CDS encoding MoxR family ATPase: MSENTMTKRFESGGDYVASEQLMSAVNIAMALEKPLLIKGEPGTGKTMLAQAVSNALNRRLVIWNIKSTTKAQDGLYVYDVVQRLYDSQFGGADVADIKRYVKLGKLGEAFSAEEDVILLIDEIDKADIEFPNDLLWELDRMEFHIPETGETITAKKRPMVIITSNAEKELPDAFLRRCVFHYIEFPNQELMADIVRVHFPNLEKNMLNAALAAFYRIRQLPALQKKPATSELVDWIRALTLSGIAPERIEQDLPFAGVLLKKNEDLDTVERARRIRR
- a CDS encoding VWA domain-containing protein, which encodes MFTAFFALLRAKGLDVSLNEWMTLMQALDKGMGSSGLSEFYFLCRSVLIKSEADYFDYHKTFLEFFENVIEQSKEPLPAELLNWLNRPAVTPDNYDPNVARDNLRKELDEIRRMFAERLLEQKEEHNGGSYWVGTGGMSMFGNNGNSPTGIRVGGQSMHRRAFEVMGEREFADFRQDTVITPRQLQLAFRKLRQFSNLDDAPRDELDLDETIQDTCDNAGKLKIAYKRPRKNSVRLLLLMDSGGSMDEHRRLCAELFSAVHQSNHFKDLRIYYFHNCISKYLYTSPEMRYNDKIETERVLAELTGNYKTIIFGDAEMSPYELTDRYYGKSGMDWLHEIKRKFKHIVWITPDEMRYRKGSWYRASYDMISDEFDMYVLTIEQLQAAFKKLMVNR
- a CDS encoding YhcH/YjgK/YiaL family protein, which encodes MVYDYLINAEKYKGLGAGITAGFAALHSHDLESLEPGDYPIFADDIILKIQSYNTKPVEQARLEAHRRYIDIQYIVSGEEKIAVGALEQAGEELEANPENDIWFYAGNADTLTLKAGQFVLLFPGETHAPCLAATESAPVKKALIKVALNYEP
- a CDS encoding RbsD/FucU family protein, whose amino-acid sequence is MRKQGCINPEIMKTLALCGHGDKILIADGNYPLDAKSGTAEKVYLGVAAGIPTVTQVLDAILCEINVEKAEVMLPEDGSTPDIFREFSDRLNGIALDALDRCAFYNACGENCVRLAVSTGEKRVYANILITVGVA
- a CDS encoding SIS domain-containing protein; its protein translation is MSEVATKALEVFQNSAKVEFNQFLDTVTAESLSGAVKLIQDCEKAGGRIHITGIGKPGHVAAYMASLLSSTGTPTYFLHGTEAVHGSCGQLVEGDVIICISNSGQTVELQATVNAIHKNGCKVIGVTGNLKSWLAQNSEAVLFAGVGAEGGPLNRAPRNSILAEVYVLQALSVMLQADRAMTPEQYVRRHPGGALGHLRENEK
- a CDS encoding ribokinase, giving the protein MKKSKILVVGSLVMDMIVSTERFPNEGETVLGSGFRTAPGGKGANQAVQAARLGADVTMVGKAGRDAFGDQLIATLNASGADTQHIIRTDTAPTAIGNILLTQKDGVTLHNRIIVVSGANMTITPDEVLFLEKQIAQYDMLMLQLEIPMAIVELVAEIAHKNGVRVMLNPAPSAPLSDALLSHLTYISPNEYEAADLTGFTIRNADGALNEENLKAAVAALHKKGVKKVIITLGDKGAVVSDSTADSFLFRPSVPDVAVADPTAAGDSFVGAFCAGVCAGLTDEQALQFASHTAAITVSRMGAMPSLPTHEEVLSAMKNRRFSDFSLDLLGVLKGAN
- a CDS encoding dihydrodipicolinate synthase family protein, which translates into the protein MAFQIRGGVWPTMITPFTEDGKIDFPTVQKMVDWYVEKGCNGIFAVCQSSEMLFLTPQEKVDLGKAVMEAADGRLQVIASGHTATDLPTQLKEIEAMMKTGVEAYVMVSNALDPKNEGDEVFMKNFEATVKAFPEVSFGIYECPMPYKRLVSTKCLSELAHSGKLVFLKDTCCDYELIRERIKAVDGTPLKLFNANAASFYDSFMHGAAGYNGIMANYHPQLYKFVVDNAHNPEKAEEAKLMADLLTEFAMIEMRLYPVSAKYHMNLVGIPMSLLSRSSDRNRFDKNARMEVDSLFALEQYLGKKLGL
- a CDS encoding TRAP transporter large permease; its protein translation is MNLALFVFLLIFVLMFLLRMPIPLGMISACTFYFLINGTNVKMVAQQTLGMLFSNYTIIAVPLFIFAANVMNSGKITEMIFGFSKGIVGRFRGGLGHVNVLASLIFSGMTGSAIADAAGLGKMEIEAMRQEGYDDGFSCAITAASATIGPVFPPSIPMVIYSMLSGASVGALFMGGMVPGVLLAIALMAYIAFIARKRNYPRSATIVLREYLLYCIKAIPAILTPIILLIGIYTGIMTPTEAGAVAGFYALIIAVFAYRVLSWDGFKQVLIDTVQATGTTSLMVGAATAISYIVAREQIAVKLGDLILSMTSNPYVFLFIVNISLLVLGMFIDTSVIQVVFIPIMLPLVNQLGIDLVHFGIVVVFNMMVGLSTPPFGMLLFITSGISGTPLKYVVKEILPMIIAMLLVLIVITYFPNVVLFLPRMLLGYTG
- a CDS encoding TRAP transporter small permease, coding for MKQLLKKAVLWLRDCVEIYIPVLAFLGLFGVFIMQIFFRYILRDPKPWSMEVTSMCYVWVVLLGACYAQRKKTHVTFTLVYDVLSVKLKSLSAFLGNLIIFVALIVSVSPTWDYIKFMKVQKSSVLKVGLNYVFAPYMVFLVLMLLYIGIELYRDFMVFSGLGGKQAEERLLQETKPAYEEAIEQANKEGLE